In one window of Leifsonia sp. NPDC080035 DNA:
- a CDS encoding class I SAM-dependent methyltransferase has protein sequence MPSRAISAVTPHGGAVGAVTRGTTNTNRLRRVDRWIAAQPLLRRTADPLVVDLGYGASGVTAFELHQRLAKARPDVEVVGLEIEPGRVRFAREQLREVREGGTGFDQDARIRFDVGGFEVPLPDGRLAAVIRAFNVLRQYDEGEVAAAWQRMRSRLQPDGILVEGTCDEIGRVASWVAVGREGPRTLTVSLRLTGLEAPSIVAERLPKALIHRNVPGERVHDFLRDLDRAWRVNAPLAPYGPRQRWIAAVQGMRDSGWPVAGGRTRWRLGELTVAWASVAPR, from the coding sequence ATGCCCTCGAGAGCGATCAGCGCCGTGACGCCGCACGGCGGCGCGGTCGGCGCGGTCACCCGCGGCACCACCAACACGAACCGGCTGCGGCGGGTCGACCGCTGGATCGCAGCGCAGCCACTGCTTCGCCGCACCGCCGATCCGCTCGTCGTCGACCTCGGCTATGGCGCGAGCGGGGTGACGGCGTTCGAGCTGCACCAGCGGCTGGCGAAGGCCCGGCCGGACGTGGAGGTCGTCGGCCTCGAGATCGAGCCGGGCCGGGTGCGGTTCGCGCGGGAGCAGCTGCGGGAGGTGCGCGAGGGCGGCACCGGTTTCGACCAGGACGCGCGCATCCGGTTCGACGTCGGCGGCTTCGAGGTGCCGCTGCCGGACGGGCGGCTGGCCGCGGTGATCCGGGCGTTCAACGTGCTGCGCCAGTACGACGAGGGCGAGGTCGCGGCGGCGTGGCAGCGGATGCGCTCGCGCCTGCAGCCGGACGGCATCCTCGTCGAGGGCACCTGCGACGAGATCGGCCGCGTCGCGAGCTGGGTCGCCGTCGGCCGGGAGGGGCCGCGAACGCTCACGGTGTCGCTGCGCCTGACAGGCCTGGAGGCTCCGTCGATCGTGGCGGAGCGCCTGCCGAAGGCGCTCATCCACCGCAACGTCCCCGGCGAGCGCGTCCACGACTTCCTGCGGGACCTCGACCGCGCCTGGCGGGTGAACGCGCCGCTGGCGCCATACGGTCCGAGGCAGCGCTGGATCGCGGCGGTGCAGGGGATGCGGGACTCGGGCTGGCCGGTGGCCGGTGGGAGGACGCGGTGGCGGCTCGGCGAACTCACCGTTGCCTGGGCCTCCGTCGCCCCGCGCTGA
- a CDS encoding iron-siderophore ABC transporter substrate-binding protein, giving the protein MILRRLLPIAAVAAVAALVVSGCGTTEAASGESASGSSLTVTDARGEKVKLDGPAARVVGTEWNVVETLVSLGVDPVGAADVKGYTAWDTAAKLPAGVTDIGTRGEPSVDTVASLKPDLVVATTDLSESAIGQLEKVAPVIVVRSADASRQIDQMIDNVNLIAEATGTQDRAKTEIASFRKTIADAKKTLADAGLGGRPVAFADGWVQGGQVSVRPYVGGSLLADVNTELGLADPWKLKGDEAYGLASTDVEGLTALGKGVVFLYITNNADGTDPFAGALKDNAVWTSLPFVAAGDVHRLPDGIWMFGGTASMKQYVGAVVSALTA; this is encoded by the coding sequence ATGATCCTCCGTCGTCTCCTGCCCATCGCCGCCGTCGCGGCCGTGGCCGCTCTCGTTGTGAGCGGGTGCGGCACCACCGAGGCCGCTTCCGGCGAGAGCGCTTCCGGTTCGTCGCTGACCGTCACGGATGCGCGCGGCGAGAAGGTGAAGCTGGACGGCCCGGCCGCCCGGGTCGTCGGCACCGAGTGGAACGTCGTCGAGACGCTCGTCAGCCTCGGCGTGGACCCGGTGGGCGCCGCCGACGTGAAGGGCTACACGGCGTGGGACACCGCCGCGAAGCTGCCCGCAGGCGTCACCGACATCGGCACCCGCGGCGAGCCGAGCGTCGACACCGTCGCGTCGCTGAAGCCGGATCTTGTGGTCGCCACCACCGACCTGTCCGAGTCGGCGATCGGCCAGCTGGAGAAGGTCGCGCCGGTCATCGTGGTGCGCTCGGCCGACGCGAGCCGGCAGATCGACCAGATGATCGACAACGTGAACCTCATCGCCGAGGCGACGGGGACGCAGGACCGCGCGAAGACCGAGATCGCCTCGTTCCGGAAGACGATCGCCGACGCCAAGAAGACGCTCGCCGACGCCGGGCTCGGCGGCCGCCCCGTCGCCTTCGCCGACGGCTGGGTCCAGGGCGGCCAGGTCTCCGTGCGCCCCTACGTGGGAGGCTCCCTGCTCGCCGACGTGAACACCGAGCTCGGCCTCGCCGACCCGTGGAAGCTGAAGGGCGACGAGGCGTACGGACTCGCATCCACCGACGTCGAGGGACTGACGGCGCTCGGGAAGGGCGTCGTGTTCCTTTACATCACCAACAACGCGGACGGCACCGACCCGTTCGCCGGAGCTCTGAAGGACAACGCCGTGTGGACGTCGCTCCCGTTCGTAGCGGCGGGAGACGTCCACCGGCTCCCCGACGGCATCTGGATGTTCGGCGGCACCGCCTCGATGAAGCAGTACGTCGGCGCCGTCGTCTCCGCGCTGACCGCGTGA
- a CDS encoding phosphoglyceromutase, which translates to MSAPYTLILLRHGNSEWNQKNLFTGWVDVRLSEQGVAEAKRAGELLAASGLTPDILYTSVLTRAIQTANYALDVADRLWIPVERTWRLNERHYGALQGLDKADTLEKYGPEQFQLWRRSFDVPPPPLPDHSEWSQAHDPRYADLGDDLPRTECLKDVIARMLPYWESDITKSLTEGKTVLVTAHGNSLRALVKHLDGISDEDIAELNIPTGIPLVYRLDESFRPIEPAAYLDPEAAAAGAAAVAAQGKK; encoded by the coding sequence ATGTCCGCCCCCTACACCTTGATCCTCCTCCGCCACGGCAACAGCGAGTGGAACCAGAAGAACCTGTTCACCGGCTGGGTCGATGTCCGGCTCAGCGAGCAGGGCGTCGCCGAGGCGAAGCGCGCCGGCGAGCTGCTGGCCGCCTCCGGCCTGACGCCCGACATCCTTTACACGTCGGTGCTGACCCGCGCCATCCAGACCGCGAACTACGCGCTCGATGTCGCCGACCGGCTGTGGATCCCGGTCGAGCGCACCTGGCGCCTCAACGAGCGTCACTACGGTGCGCTGCAGGGCCTCGACAAGGCGGACACCCTCGAGAAGTACGGCCCCGAGCAGTTCCAGCTCTGGCGTCGCTCCTTCGACGTCCCGCCGCCGCCGCTGCCCGACCACAGCGAGTGGTCGCAGGCGCACGACCCGCGCTACGCCGACCTCGGCGACGACCTGCCCCGCACCGAGTGCCTCAAGGACGTCATCGCCCGGATGCTTCCCTACTGGGAGTCGGACATCACGAAGAGCCTCACCGAGGGCAAGACGGTCCTCGTCACCGCGCACGGCAATTCGCTGCGCGCGCTCGTCAAGCACCTCGACGGCATCTCCGACGAGGACATCGCCGAGCTCAACATCCCCACCGGCATCCCGCTGGTCTACCGGCTCGACGAGTCGTTCCGTCCCATCGAGCCCGCCGCCTACCTGGACCCGGAGGCCGCCGCCGCCGGTGCCGCCGCGGTCGCCGCGCAGGGCAAGAAGTAG
- a CDS encoding 2'-5' RNA ligase family protein, which translates to MFSSGDWPLHVTIVPPFETELDAQAVAALLPRSPAVRVVAGERAAFGRRRDIPVTLLHPSPALLALHRDAVRALEAAGARIHDRHHILDGYRPHATRQRHTALDPGDHATVTELALVERAPHSQRRVAARIPLA; encoded by the coding sequence GTGTTCTCCAGCGGCGACTGGCCGCTGCACGTGACCATCGTGCCGCCGTTCGAGACCGAGCTCGACGCGCAGGCCGTGGCCGCGCTGCTCCCGCGGTCGCCGGCGGTGCGGGTCGTCGCGGGGGAGCGGGCCGCCTTCGGGCGGCGCCGGGACATCCCGGTGACGCTGCTGCACCCCTCGCCGGCGCTCCTCGCCCTGCACCGGGATGCGGTGCGCGCGCTCGAGGCCGCCGGCGCGCGCATCCACGACCGGCACCACATCCTGGACGGCTACCGCCCGCACGCCACACGGCAACGTCACACCGCGCTGGATCCCGGCGACCACGCCACCGTCACCGAGCTGGCGCTCGTCGAGCGCGCCCCGCACTCCCAGCGCCGCGTCGCCGCCCGCATTCCCCTCGCCTAG
- a CDS encoding iron ABC transporter permease produces the protein MSDARPGAGRLGVGRLGLLAGAAVVVLVALAIAHLGQGTAVLAPDALWRAVTGAGSTQADAVLIASRLPRLLAGLVVGAALGASGAALQSVSRNPLASPDTLAVNAGAYLAVVAVAAFGVVLPSLPAGATAFAGGLAAAAVVLGLSRAGAGPVRLVLAGSALTLAFSGISGMLLLLHAQETTGLFAWGNGSLAQTGLGPVLQLAPVAAVAFAGLLVLGRRLDILGLGDEGAASVGVDPRSTRAIAVVLAVVLAAVAVTIAGPVGFVGLCAPLIVRLLGPRVPGLMRHRAFLPASAVAGVIVVLGADVLLRALFGAQAGVSVPTGIVTTVFGAGVLVYLAHRSRDTSNSSSGTAFVRLRSRRAFVIALVVCAVALGGAMVAAVLLGDARLLLGDVGNWLTGHAGRVVTFVLDTRLPRVGAALLAGAALAIAGAIVQAVSRNPLAEPGILGVVGGAGVGAIVVITAIPLASFWLVGGAALAGAAAAAAVVFGLAARGGLEQNRLLLIGIGVSSGATALTSLLIVLTDPFNGAKALVWLSGSTYGRTFEQVLPVLVVLVAAIPLLVFSTRELDLVGLDPDTPRLLGVRLGSARLRLLAIAVALTAAAVSAVGVIGFVGLVAPHAARSLVGQRSARVLPVAALLGALLVSVADTIGRTLIAPAQIPVGLVTAVIGAPYFLWLLWRSRAEA, from the coding sequence GTGAGCGACGCCCGCCCGGGCGCCGGCCGGCTCGGCGTCGGCCGGCTCGGCCTGCTGGCGGGCGCGGCCGTCGTCGTCCTCGTCGCCCTCGCGATCGCCCACCTCGGGCAGGGCACCGCCGTGCTGGCGCCCGACGCGCTCTGGCGGGCCGTCACCGGCGCGGGCTCGACGCAGGCCGACGCCGTGCTCATCGCCTCCCGCCTCCCCCGGCTGCTCGCCGGTCTCGTCGTCGGTGCCGCGCTCGGCGCCTCGGGCGCCGCCCTGCAGTCGGTGTCGCGGAATCCGCTCGCCTCGCCGGACACGCTCGCGGTGAACGCGGGCGCCTACCTGGCGGTCGTCGCGGTGGCGGCATTCGGTGTCGTCCTGCCCTCGCTGCCGGCCGGCGCGACCGCCTTCGCCGGCGGCCTCGCCGCAGCCGCGGTGGTGCTGGGGCTGTCGCGGGCGGGTGCGGGGCCGGTGCGGCTGGTGCTCGCCGGTTCCGCGCTGACGCTCGCGTTCAGCGGGATCAGCGGGATGCTCCTGCTGCTGCACGCGCAAGAGACGACCGGACTGTTCGCGTGGGGCAACGGCTCGCTCGCGCAGACCGGGCTCGGGCCGGTGCTGCAGCTCGCGCCGGTCGCGGCCGTGGCGTTCGCCGGTCTGCTCGTGCTCGGACGCCGGCTCGACATCCTGGGACTCGGTGACGAGGGCGCCGCCTCCGTCGGCGTCGACCCGCGCTCGACACGGGCGATCGCGGTCGTGCTCGCGGTCGTGCTCGCCGCCGTGGCGGTGACCATCGCCGGTCCCGTCGGGTTCGTCGGCCTCTGCGCCCCGCTGATCGTCCGGCTGCTCGGCCCGCGGGTGCCCGGACTGATGCGGCACCGTGCGTTCCTCCCGGCGTCCGCGGTCGCCGGGGTCATCGTCGTGCTGGGCGCCGACGTACTGCTGCGGGCCCTCTTCGGCGCGCAGGCGGGCGTCTCCGTGCCGACCGGGATCGTGACCACGGTGTTCGGAGCCGGCGTGCTCGTGTACCTGGCCCACCGATCCAGGGACACGAGCAACAGCTCGTCCGGCACCGCCTTCGTCCGGCTGCGCAGCAGGCGGGCGTTCGTCATCGCCCTCGTCGTCTGCGCCGTCGCGCTCGGGGGTGCCATGGTCGCGGCCGTCCTGCTGGGGGACGCGCGGCTGCTCCTCGGCGACGTCGGCAACTGGCTGACCGGTCATGCCGGTCGCGTGGTCACGTTCGTGCTGGACACCCGGCTTCCGCGCGTGGGCGCCGCGCTGCTCGCGGGTGCCGCGCTCGCCATCGCCGGCGCCATCGTCCAGGCCGTGTCCCGGAACCCGCTGGCCGAGCCGGGCATCCTCGGCGTCGTCGGCGGCGCCGGGGTCGGCGCGATCGTCGTCATCACGGCGATCCCGCTCGCGAGCTTCTGGCTGGTGGGCGGCGCAGCGCTGGCCGGCGCAGCGGCGGCCGCGGCCGTCGTGTTCGGTCTGGCGGCGCGCGGCGGGCTGGAGCAGAACCGGCTCCTCCTGATCGGGATCGGCGTCTCCTCCGGTGCGACGGCGCTGACCAGCCTGCTGATCGTGCTGACCGACCCGTTCAACGGTGCGAAGGCGCTGGTGTGGTTGTCCGGATCCACCTACGGCAGGACGTTCGAACAGGTGCTTCCCGTGCTCGTGGTGCTCGTCGCGGCCATCCCGCTGCTCGTGTTCTCGACGCGCGAGCTGGATCTGGTCGGGCTGGACCCGGACACCCCGCGCCTGCTCGGGGTGCGGCTGGGGAGCGCACGGCTGCGGCTGCTCGCGATCGCGGTCGCGCTCACGGCCGCCGCGGTCTCCGCGGTCGGCGTCATCGGCTTCGTCGGGCTCGTCGCCCCGCACGCCGCGCGATCCCTGGTGGGGCAGCGCAGCGCCAGGGTGCTGCCGGTCGCCGCGCTGCTCGGAGCGCTGCTCGTGAGCGTCGCCGACACCATCGGGCGCACACTGATCGCGCCCGCGCAGATCCCGGTCGGGCTGGTCACGGCCGTCATCGGCGCGCCGTACTTCCTCTGGCTGCTGTGGCGCTCCCGCGCGGAGGCCTGA
- a CDS encoding glycine cleavage T C-terminal barrel domain-containing protein, with product MSGSPFLGLPGAVDTTGSGVPSHYGSPLAEQRALVEGGAIVDLSDRSVLTVTGPDRLSWLNSLTSQALTGLKPGESSETLLLDVTGRVEHAARVLDDGETVWLLVDRPEAEGLRSWLDSMRFMLRVEVADRTEDLATIGTLGDPPLPIAAPGGVPLIWRDPWHAVTPGGHQYARGEHPGADWSWSERLVPRDALASIVARVESGELTAAGTLAADALRIAAWRPRFSTEVDERTIPHELDWLRTAVHLNKGCYRGQETVAKVHNLGHPPRRLVMLHLDGSEGVHPERGAVVSLDDREVGTVTSVALHYELGPIALAVVKRGTDPAATLTVAADGTAVAAAQEVVVPPEAGAEADVPRLPRLGAVTRTPRG from the coding sequence ATGTCCGGCTCACCGTTCCTCGGGCTGCCCGGCGCTGTCGACACGACGGGATCGGGCGTCCCGTCGCACTACGGCAGCCCGCTCGCCGAGCAGCGCGCCCTCGTGGAGGGCGGCGCGATCGTCGACCTCTCCGACCGCTCGGTGCTCACGGTGACCGGCCCCGACCGGCTCAGCTGGCTCAACTCGCTGACCAGCCAGGCGCTCACCGGGCTGAAGCCGGGGGAGTCGTCGGAGACCCTTCTGCTGGATGTGACAGGCCGCGTGGAGCACGCGGCGCGCGTCCTCGACGACGGCGAGACCGTGTGGCTGCTGGTCGACCGACCCGAGGCGGAGGGACTGCGCTCCTGGCTCGACTCCATGCGCTTCATGCTGCGCGTCGAGGTCGCGGACCGCACGGAGGACCTCGCCACCATCGGCACCCTCGGCGACCCGCCGCTCCCGATCGCAGCGCCGGGCGGCGTGCCGCTGATCTGGCGCGACCCGTGGCACGCCGTCACGCCCGGAGGTCACCAGTACGCGCGCGGCGAGCATCCCGGCGCGGACTGGAGCTGGAGCGAGCGGCTGGTGCCGCGGGACGCTCTCGCATCCATCGTCGCGCGCGTCGAGTCCGGAGAGCTCACCGCCGCCGGGACCCTCGCCGCCGACGCGCTGCGGATCGCCGCGTGGCGGCCGCGGTTCTCCACCGAGGTCGACGAGCGCACCATCCCGCACGAGCTCGATTGGCTGCGCACCGCCGTGCACCTGAACAAGGGCTGCTACCGCGGTCAGGAGACGGTCGCGAAGGTGCACAACCTCGGCCACCCGCCGCGCCGGCTCGTGATGCTGCACCTGGACGGCTCGGAGGGCGTGCATCCCGAACGCGGTGCGGTCGTGTCTCTCGACGACCGCGAGGTCGGCACCGTCACCTCCGTCGCCCTGCACTACGAGCTCGGGCCGATCGCGCTCGCCGTGGTGAAGCGCGGCACCGACCCGGCGGCGACGCTGACGGTGGCCGCGGACGGCACCGCCGTCGCGGCCGCTCAGGAGGTCGTCGTGCCGCCGGAGGCCGGAGCGGAGGCCGACGTGCCGCGACTGCCGCGCCTCGGCGCGGTCACCCGCACCCCGCGCGGCTGA
- a CDS encoding FABP family protein — protein MIEIPTDLPAELVPLSWLIGVWEGTGVLDYAIGEEHTEREFGQRISFSHDGQPYLNYTSTSWILDEEHTPLAAETGYWRLSRKLIEGDAGPAMLPGEGPRPFGTAQSVETLRASHGGFDIDVSIIHPDGVSELYLGRVNGPRIDLATDAVVRTAGAKDYTAATRLYGLVENHLLWAWDIAALGQDLRTHASARLAKVE, from the coding sequence ATGATCGAGATCCCCACCGACCTCCCCGCGGAGCTCGTCCCGCTCTCCTGGCTGATCGGCGTGTGGGAGGGCACAGGTGTGCTCGACTACGCGATCGGCGAGGAGCACACCGAGCGCGAGTTCGGGCAGCGGATCAGCTTCAGCCACGACGGTCAGCCCTACCTGAACTACACCTCCACCTCGTGGATCCTCGATGAGGAGCACACGCCGCTGGCCGCCGAGACCGGCTACTGGCGGCTGAGCCGCAAGCTGATCGAAGGGGATGCAGGGCCGGCGATGCTGCCGGGCGAGGGTCCCCGGCCGTTCGGCACGGCGCAGTCCGTCGAGACGCTCCGCGCGTCGCACGGCGGCTTCGACATCGACGTCTCGATCATCCACCCCGACGGCGTCAGCGAGCTCTATCTCGGTCGCGTGAACGGCCCGCGCATCGACCTGGCCACGGACGCCGTCGTCCGCACGGCCGGGGCGAAGGACTACACGGCGGCGACCCGCCTGTACGGGCTCGTCGAGAACCATCTGCTCTGGGCGTGGGACATCGCCGCACTCGGCCAGGACCTGCGCACGCACGCGTCCGCCCGCCTCGCCAAGGTGGAGTGA
- a CDS encoding ABC transporter ATP-binding protein, translating to MSAPFASPTRPPSGLAAREVTVAYDGVDVVHSAALELPAGRVTSLIGPNGSGKSTLLRAIARLKHPRTADIVVEQADGGSVDALALSRPAFARIVTMLAQSRPTPAGLSVREVVGFGRHPHRRRFNGADPHGSAAVERAMRLTGVAPFADRGVEALSGGQLQRVWLACCLAQDTDVLLLDEPTTYLDLRYQVEILDLVRELADDHGVTVGMVLHDLDQAAAVSDRVVLLSAGRVVAAGDAADVYDPELLTEVYGIRIHVEPDALSGVPRTRTVGRHTLRTERTP from the coding sequence GTGTCCGCTCCCTTCGCTTCGCCGACCCGCCCGCCGTCCGGCCTCGCCGCCCGTGAGGTGACCGTGGCCTACGACGGCGTCGACGTCGTCCACTCCGCGGCACTCGAGCTGCCCGCGGGCCGGGTGACCTCGCTGATCGGACCGAACGGGAGCGGCAAGTCGACGCTGCTGCGGGCGATCGCCCGGCTGAAGCACCCGCGCACGGCGGACATCGTCGTCGAGCAGGCGGACGGCGGATCCGTGGATGCGCTCGCGCTGTCCCGCCCGGCCTTCGCTCGTATCGTGACCATGCTCGCGCAGAGCAGGCCGACTCCGGCCGGGCTGAGCGTCCGCGAGGTCGTCGGCTTCGGCAGGCACCCGCACCGCCGCCGGTTCAACGGCGCCGACCCGCACGGCTCCGCCGCCGTCGAGAGGGCCATGCGGCTCACCGGCGTCGCCCCGTTCGCCGACCGCGGCGTCGAGGCGCTCTCGGGCGGCCAGCTGCAACGGGTCTGGCTCGCGTGCTGCCTCGCGCAGGACACCGACGTCCTGCTGCTGGACGAGCCGACCACCTACCTCGACCTGCGCTACCAGGTCGAGATCCTGGACCTGGTCCGCGAGCTCGCCGACGACCACGGCGTCACCGTCGGCATGGTGCTCCACGACCTCGACCAGGCGGCTGCCGTGTCCGACCGCGTCGTGCTGCTCTCCGCCGGCCGGGTGGTCGCCGCGGGCGACGCCGCCGACGTCTACGACCCGGAGCTGCTGACCGAGGTCTACGGCATCCGCATCCACGTCGAGCCCGACGCCCTCAGCGGCGTCCCGCGCACCCGCACGGTCGGCCGGCACACCCTCCGAACCGAAAGGACCCCATGA
- the phoU gene encoding phosphate signaling complex protein PhoU yields MREVFQQELAEVQDRLVEIAELVVRSIENATAAFTESDVSLAEDVIANDHKIDELTVLLDELSIQILARQQPVARDLRIVVSALRISASLERMGDMAEHIAQLARYRFPDKVVPKSLRATFAEMGRLDVAIAQKLAELLRTQDIRLADEIRNDDDDIDELHASVFDKVLGETWKGQAVDTVDATLASRYHERFADHAVSIAKKVQYLATGDWAPELAAP; encoded by the coding sequence ATGCGCGAAGTTTTCCAGCAGGAGCTTGCCGAAGTCCAGGACCGGCTCGTCGAGATCGCCGAGCTGGTCGTCCGCTCGATCGAGAACGCCACCGCGGCGTTCACGGAGTCGGACGTCTCGCTCGCCGAGGACGTGATCGCCAACGACCACAAGATCGACGAGCTGACGGTGCTGCTGGACGAGCTGTCCATCCAGATCCTCGCCCGCCAGCAGCCGGTCGCCCGCGACCTGCGCATCGTCGTCAGCGCGCTGCGCATCAGCGCCTCGCTGGAGCGGATGGGCGACATGGCGGAGCACATCGCCCAGCTCGCCCGATACCGCTTTCCGGACAAGGTCGTCCCGAAGTCGCTGCGCGCCACCTTCGCCGAGATGGGCCGCCTGGATGTGGCGATCGCGCAGAAGCTCGCGGAGCTGCTGCGCACGCAGGACATCCGGCTCGCCGACGAGATCCGCAACGACGACGACGACATCGACGAGCTGCACGCCAGTGTCTTCGACAAGGTGCTCGGCGAGACCTGGAAGGGCCAGGCCGTCGACACGGTCGACGCGACCCTCGCCTCCCGCTACCACGAGCGCTTCGCGGACCACGCGGTGTCGATCGCGAAGAAGGTCCAGTACCTCGCGACCGGTGACTGGGCCCCCGAGCTCGCCGCCCCCTGA